One Cupriavidus necator N-1 DNA window includes the following coding sequences:
- a CDS encoding ATP-binding protein — MQTINPQLFSHGQTLRVGGVTLRATDGLRTHREKLARIVLDQMYQFVGLLDADGLTLEINEAALAGAGIRLDDIQGKPFWEARWWCVSKQTQECAQDAIERACRGEFVRFDVEVYGRTGGEETIIVDFSLLPVKDRRNEVMFLLAEARNITEKKRSEAEIVRKNEELQQLLDKIRQIDALKSDFFAKVSHELRTPLALILGPAESLIAGSDNLNEQQRRDLTVIRRNATTLLKHVNDLLDLAKLDAGKISLDYARIDVAHTVRAVAAHFDTLAPQRSYSYVVALPEACEAEVDPQKFERIVLNLLSNAFKFTPPGGRIRCGLEPSGNSRFLVTVQDSGPGVAPEMRTVLFEPFCQGRAGMAGEFGGTGLGLAIVKEFVDLHGGTVSMSEAPGGGALFQVELPLLAPKGTYVRQDVALPQRVVPAVNVDVNEALLATELPYADSRQALDRPRVLVVEDNVEMGRFLSQILADEYRVEHAMDGSKALAAAIAEPPDLVVTDLMMPELSGDELVAEMRKQASLAQVPVLVLSARADDALRLELLASSVQDYVIKPFSVHELRVRVRNLIRMKSARDVLQKELASQNDDLGQLARQLIASRQELQRSLAAERASEQRWRVVFENSAVGIALTDTDGQFMAANPAFRRMLGYTEKELTRLSIESITPAEDRAIARLHIANLVGGKRREYRLEKRYSRKDGSAVWVDTSVSLIPGDGSRQSMLVGIVEDITERKRAEHALAQTEAELARVSRVTTMGELAASIAHEVNQPLAGVVANGHACLRWLAASPPNEQEAHEAVQRIIRDANRAGNVIARIRQFLKREEPQRTAIRPNEVVSEVISMVQDSLRSNRISLCEALAPNLPPVAADRVQLQQVILNLVMNAIEAMSLVEGRARVLMVTTQRNDQSAVHVAIRDTGVGLDTRQLERVFDAFYTTKPQGMGMGLAICRSIVETHGGQLWAMPNDGFGASFHFTFPIAASDGS; from the coding sequence ATGCAAACCATCAATCCCCAACTGTTCTCGCACGGGCAGACGCTTCGCGTGGGCGGCGTCACATTGCGCGCGACCGATGGTTTGCGGACGCACCGTGAAAAGCTTGCACGCATCGTACTTGACCAGATGTACCAATTCGTCGGGCTCTTGGACGCTGACGGCTTGACTTTGGAGATCAACGAGGCTGCGCTTGCGGGTGCCGGTATCCGGCTGGACGATATCCAAGGCAAGCCGTTCTGGGAGGCACGGTGGTGGTGTGTCTCAAAGCAGACTCAGGAATGTGCACAGGACGCTATCGAACGCGCCTGTCGGGGCGAGTTCGTGCGCTTTGACGTGGAAGTCTATGGGCGGACAGGTGGCGAGGAGACAATCATCGTTGACTTCTCGCTGCTCCCCGTTAAGGACCGGCGTAACGAGGTCATGTTTCTGCTTGCCGAAGCCCGCAACATCACCGAGAAAAAGCGGTCCGAGGCGGAAATCGTGCGCAAGAATGAGGAGTTACAGCAGCTACTCGACAAGATCCGGCAGATCGACGCGCTGAAGAGCGACTTTTTCGCCAAAGTCAGCCATGAACTTCGCACACCGCTAGCGCTCATCCTTGGGCCGGCGGAATCCTTGATTGCGGGCAGCGACAATCTGAACGAGCAGCAGAGGCGCGACTTGACTGTGATTCGTCGCAACGCCACCACGCTGCTCAAGCACGTCAACGACCTGCTCGACCTCGCCAAACTCGACGCCGGCAAGATATCGCTCGATTATGCGCGTATCGACGTGGCGCACACCGTCCGTGCCGTCGCTGCACACTTCGACACGCTGGCGCCGCAGCGGTCGTATTCCTACGTGGTTGCGTTACCAGAGGCCTGCGAAGCAGAAGTCGATCCGCAGAAATTTGAGCGTATTGTGCTGAATCTGCTCTCCAACGCTTTCAAATTCACGCCGCCGGGTGGCCGTATCAGATGCGGGCTCGAGCCGAGCGGGAACAGTCGTTTTCTTGTCACCGTGCAGGATAGCGGGCCAGGGGTCGCGCCAGAGATGCGAACTGTCCTCTTCGAACCATTCTGCCAGGGGCGCGCGGGCATGGCCGGTGAGTTTGGGGGCACTGGACTGGGCTTGGCCATCGTCAAGGAGTTTGTCGACCTGCACGGCGGCACGGTGTCCATGTCTGAAGCCCCGGGGGGCGGCGCACTCTTCCAAGTTGAATTGCCATTGTTAGCACCGAAGGGGACTTACGTTAGGCAGGACGTTGCCCTGCCACAGCGTGTTGTGCCCGCCGTAAATGTTGATGTGAATGAGGCCCTGCTGGCCACTGAACTGCCCTACGCAGACAGCCGACAAGCGCTCGACCGACCGCGCGTGCTCGTGGTCGAAGACAATGTCGAAATGGGGCGCTTCCTTTCCCAGATACTTGCCGACGAATATCGCGTCGAGCACGCGATGGACGGCTCGAAAGCATTGGCAGCCGCCATTGCGGAGCCGCCTGATCTCGTCGTCACTGATCTCATGATGCCCGAGCTCTCCGGCGACGAACTCGTTGCGGAGATGCGTAAGCAAGCATCGCTCGCACAAGTGCCCGTGCTAGTGCTTTCGGCCAGGGCCGACGACGCACTTCGACTGGAACTTCTAGCAAGTTCGGTGCAAGACTATGTCATCAAGCCGTTTTCGGTTCACGAGCTACGAGTGAGGGTCCGCAATCTCATCCGGATGAAATCTGCGCGCGACGTACTGCAGAAAGAACTCGCGAGCCAGAACGATGACCTTGGGCAATTAGCCCGGCAGCTCATTGCGAGCCGTCAAGAATTGCAGCGGAGCCTTGCCGCAGAGCGGGCGTCGGAGCAACGCTGGCGGGTGGTCTTCGAGAATTCGGCCGTGGGCATAGCATTGACCGATACCGATGGACAGTTCATGGCGGCCAATCCGGCGTTTCGCCGGATGCTCGGATACACCGAAAAGGAACTTACGCGGCTGTCGATCGAGTCGATCACGCCGGCAGAGGATCGAGCCATAGCTCGATTGCACATTGCCAACCTCGTGGGAGGCAAGCGGCGCGAGTATCGACTGGAGAAGCGATATTCACGCAAGGATGGCAGTGCTGTCTGGGTGGACACTAGCGTGTCGTTGATTCCTGGAGACGGAAGTAGGCAATCTATGCTGGTCGGCATTGTCGAAGATATTACCGAACGCAAACGGGCGGAGCATGCGCTTGCGCAGACCGAAGCGGAACTAGCCCGCGTCAGCCGCGTGACCACGATGGGTGAACTAGCGGCGTCCATCGCGCATGAAGTAAACCAGCCCTTGGCTGGAGTGGTGGCAAACGGCCACGCCTGCCTCCGCTGGCTAGCCGCTTCACCGCCGAACGAGCAAGAAGCGCATGAGGCGGTGCAGCGCATCATCCGCGACGCAAACCGGGCCGGAAACGTGATCGCCAGGATCCGGCAGTTCCTAAAACGGGAAGAACCACAACGAACGGCAATTCGCCCAAACGAGGTCGTTTCCGAAGTGATTAGCATGGTACAGGATTCGCTGCGCAGTAACCGCATCTCTCTGTGTGAAGCATTAGCCCCCAACCTCCCACCTGTAGCGGCTGATCGAGTTCAATTGCAACAGGTCATTCTGAACCTGGTCATGAACGCGATCGAGGCAATGAGTTTGGTCGAGGGGCGAGCCCGAGTTTTAATGGTGACCACTCAAAGGAATGACCAGAGCGCCGTGCATGTCGCGATACGTGACACAGGAGTGGGCCTCGATACTCGTCAACTTGAGCGGGTCTTTGACGCCTTCTACACGACTAAGCCGCAGGGCATGGGAATGGGGCTCGCGATCTGCCGCTCGATCGTCGAGACCCATGGCGGACAGCTTTGGGCGATGCCGAACGACGGTTTCGGCGCGAGCTTCCATTTCACTTTCCCCATTGCAGCATCGGATGGATCATGA
- a CDS encoding response regulator transcription factor — MNPIEPLVFLVDDDFSVREGLTSLVRSVGLRVEAFASAQEFLDFARPDAPTCLVLDVRMPGLSGLDLQRMLLDAKDRIPVIFITGHGDIPMTVRAMKAGALEFLPKPFREEDLLSAIREALAHNFITRQQQAERGELEHRYATLTAREREVMPLIVRGMLNKQVAADFGIAEVTIKVHRHNIMQKMKARSLPELVRMVEKLQSGVSSEGKDSAI; from the coding sequence ATGAACCCGATCGAGCCCCTCGTCTTTCTGGTCGATGACGACTTTTCTGTGCGGGAAGGACTGACCAGCCTCGTTCGTTCAGTCGGGCTGCGCGTCGAAGCCTTCGCATCGGCTCAGGAATTCCTGGATTTTGCACGCCCAGATGCCCCCACGTGCTTGGTGCTGGACGTCCGTATGCCCGGGCTGAGCGGGCTAGACTTACAGCGTATGCTGCTCGACGCGAAGGACAGGATTCCGGTGATATTTATTACCGGTCATGGGGATATCCCGATGACGGTGCGCGCTATGAAAGCCGGAGCGCTGGAATTTCTGCCGAAGCCATTTCGTGAAGAAGACCTGCTGAGCGCCATTCGTGAGGCGCTCGCGCACAACTTCATTACCCGGCAGCAACAGGCCGAGCGAGGTGAGCTTGAGCACAGATATGCGACGCTTACCGCGCGCGAGCGGGAAGTGATGCCGTTGATTGTTCGGGGGATGCTGAATAAGCAGGTAGCCGCCGATTTTGGCATCGCAGAGGTAACCATAAAGGTACACCGGCACAACATCATGCAGAAAATGAAGGCGCGATCGCTACCGGAACTGGTGCGGATGGTTGAAAAGCTTCAATCCGGCGTTTCCAGCGAAGGGAAAGACTCTGCGATCTGA
- the catA gene encoding catechol 1,2-dioxygenase, producing the protein MDKQAIDALLKTFDDSATKPGNPRVRSIVNRIVKDLFYTIEDFDVQPSEFWTALNYLNEAGREFGLIAAGLGFERFLDIRMDEAEAKAGIHGGTPRTIEGPLYVAGAPESVGYARLDDGTDPGQTLVMRGQVLDENGVPLANALVEVWHANHLGNYSYFDPSQPPFNLRRSIRTDAEGRYSFRSVLPVGYSVPPGSKTEQLLDQLGRHGHRPAHIHFFVSAAGYRKLTTQINIEGDPHIWDDFAFATREGLIPKIKQAGGAEGKPYGIDGQFALIEFDYTLLKERENVPAAEVERLRVKS; encoded by the coding sequence ATGGACAAGCAAGCCATCGACGCCCTGCTGAAGACGTTCGACGATTCCGCGACAAAGCCGGGCAACCCGCGCGTGCGATCGATTGTAAACCGGATCGTAAAGGACCTTTTCTACACGATCGAGGACTTCGATGTTCAGCCGAGCGAATTTTGGACGGCGCTAAACTACCTCAATGAAGCCGGGAGGGAGTTTGGCCTAATTGCCGCCGGGCTTGGCTTCGAGCGCTTCCTTGACATCCGAATGGACGAAGCTGAAGCGAAGGCCGGAATCCACGGCGGCACACCGCGTACCATCGAAGGGCCGCTCTACGTCGCGGGCGCACCGGAGTCGGTCGGTTATGCGCGACTTGACGACGGCACAGATCCAGGTCAGACGCTGGTGATGCGCGGGCAGGTTCTCGACGAGAACGGTGTGCCGCTCGCAAACGCACTCGTCGAGGTCTGGCATGCGAACCATCTTGGCAACTACTCATACTTCGACCCGTCGCAGCCGCCGTTCAACCTGCGCCGCTCGATCCGGACCGATGCCGAAGGCCGTTACAGTTTTCGCAGCGTGCTGCCGGTTGGCTACAGCGTGCCGCCGGGCAGCAAGACTGAGCAGTTGCTAGATCAGCTTGGCCGGCACGGTCATCGTCCCGCCCATATCCACTTCTTCGTTTCCGCGGCTGGATATCGCAAGCTGACGACGCAGATCAATATCGAAGGCGATCCGCACATCTGGGACGACTTCGCATTTGCGACCCGCGAAGGTCTTATCCCGAAGATCAAGCAGGCCGGAGGCGCTGAAGGGAAGCCGTACGGCATCGACGGCCAGTTCGCACTGATCGAGTTCGACTATACGCTGCTCAAGGAGCGGGAAAATGTCCCGGCGGCCGAAGTCGAGCGCTTGCGCGTAAAATCCTGA
- a CDS encoding adenylate/guanylate cyclase domain-containing protein has translation MDIIGHQLFSVSRQLDVCDVTLCADDDLETQRDKLARIMLASMYQFVGLLDADGIMLEINRAALDAVGIRIDEVRGKPFWEARWWVISSETQALLRGLIRRASHGEFVRCDFEVYGQTAGEDTIIVDFSLLPIRDKNGKVIFLLPEGRNITEKKLAEAEIARKNEELQASRELIRRQRDELQSLYNKIVAEQKVSERLLLNLLPYPIAERLKARPELIADCIPEIIADSFPDVTVLFADIVEFTRFSAGMKPERLVGLLNEIFSEFDTIADHRGLEKIKTIGDAYMAAAGLPEPAADHATRAAHMALDMIDALGRFNQHCGYKLQMRIGINSGAVVAGVIGKRKFIYDLWGDAVNTASRMESHGVAGRVQVTDATRHRLGEQFLFEERGTIVAKGIGLVHTWFLSGRTVAPS, from the coding sequence ATGGATATCATCGGCCATCAACTATTCTCCGTTTCCCGGCAGCTCGATGTGTGCGATGTTACGCTCTGTGCGGACGACGATCTCGAGACACAGCGGGATAAGCTCGCGCGCATCATGCTGGCCTCGATGTACCAGTTCGTCGGCCTATTGGATGCAGACGGAATAATGCTAGAGATCAACCGGGCAGCGCTCGACGCAGTTGGGATACGAATCGATGAAGTCCGGGGAAAGCCGTTCTGGGAAGCCCGTTGGTGGGTCATCTCGTCGGAGACACAGGCATTGCTGCGGGGGCTGATCCGGCGCGCAAGCCACGGCGAATTTGTCCGCTGCGACTTTGAAGTCTACGGTCAAACAGCGGGCGAGGATACTATCATCGTTGATTTCTCCCTCTTACCAATCAGAGATAAGAATGGCAAGGTCATATTTCTGCTGCCTGAAGGCCGCAATATCACTGAGAAGAAGCTTGCCGAGGCCGAGATCGCAAGGAAGAACGAAGAGTTGCAGGCGAGCCGAGAATTGATTCGACGCCAGCGTGACGAGCTCCAGAGTCTCTACAATAAGATCGTAGCAGAGCAGAAAGTGTCGGAGCGGTTGCTTCTAAATTTGCTTCCCTACCCGATTGCGGAGCGATTGAAGGCTCGTCCTGAGCTGATTGCCGACTGCATCCCGGAAATCATCGCCGACAGCTTCCCGGATGTGACAGTCTTATTTGCCGACATCGTGGAATTTACTAGGTTTTCGGCGGGGATGAAACCCGAGCGGCTCGTAGGCCTTCTCAACGAGATCTTCTCCGAATTCGACACCATTGCTGACCATCGAGGTCTTGAAAAGATTAAGACCATTGGCGATGCTTACATGGCGGCTGCGGGGCTTCCGGAACCGGCAGCAGATCACGCGACACGCGCTGCGCATATGGCGTTGGACATGATCGACGCATTAGGGCGCTTCAATCAGCACTGCGGCTATAAGCTGCAGATGCGCATCGGCATCAATAGCGGTGCGGTGGTAGCCGGCGTCATCGGAAAACGAAAATTCATTTATGACTTGTGGGGCGATGCGGTAAATACCGCCAGCCGGATGGAATCCCACGGCGTGGCGGGACGGGTGCAGGTAACGGATGCAACGCGGCACCGGCTTGGTGAGCAATTCTTGTTTGAAGAGCGTGGGACCATCGTTGCTAAGGGGATCGGCTTGGTACATACCTGGTTCCTTTCTGGCCGAACCGTTGCACCGTCCTGA
- a CDS encoding porin: protein MLERRVCALAVAGLFVSSGAVAQSESVGAIQARAPSESEVQEIARAAAAAAKEAADAAARATAAADAAAKAAARLNAIMAPGTTLATNSGGRSEEETSARSSGTQTAAVDPKDPGEKVSANVTPEKKYAGAQQPSEDIRRIQGTEIYGVALPFFNTVGASGATGTAPKGGASLLAPQSYTGLSQASRNRIDGIALIGFRGKKVFSDDLSALYQVESSYDTTGDQQGTIGSRNSGVSLSSVKWGTALIGIWDTPYQFATQKAAAIRGNSSFDYGNVIGVPGFNVPVSLTRAGPDGSKADAGFNRRQGNIIQYWTPSIANFSARFAYSSNEYRNATTSGTSTSANPYILSASLSYDKGPLTLRYAYETHKDYFGLSQLGVSSGPVVTVSPGRSATNPSSSDSAHKLFVQYEFGSSRLLGIWERLQYENHDSKIGMVNQYERDAFYVMGQTRFGKHIVWMSYGLAGSGRCSKVGGAACSTSGLDGNMATLGYMYNISPTFDVYAAAFTVRNGASGQYGIYPTLGSGTAPGSTYRGVGVGVLAVFN from the coding sequence ATGTTGGAGAGACGTGTTTGCGCACTAGCAGTTGCTGGCTTGTTTGTCAGTTCCGGAGCCGTCGCGCAGTCGGAATCAGTCGGAGCTATACAAGCGAGGGCACCGTCCGAATCGGAAGTGCAAGAGATAGCGCGCGCCGCCGCAGCGGCAGCGAAGGAAGCGGCGGATGCCGCGGCACGCGCGACGGCAGCCGCGGACGCAGCAGCCAAAGCCGCAGCGCGACTGAACGCGATTATGGCTCCCGGTACAACTCTAGCGACAAACTCAGGGGGGCGCAGCGAAGAGGAAACTAGCGCACGAAGCAGTGGAACGCAAACGGCTGCCGTTGACCCCAAGGATCCGGGAGAAAAGGTAAGCGCGAACGTGACGCCAGAAAAGAAATATGCCGGGGCGCAGCAACCGAGCGAGGACATTCGGCGCATACAGGGGACCGAGATCTATGGTGTGGCGCTTCCCTTCTTTAATACCGTCGGCGCCTCAGGTGCAACTGGGACGGCACCAAAGGGTGGCGCTAGTCTGCTTGCCCCGCAATCCTATACGGGCCTCAGTCAAGCGTCTCGGAATCGTATCGATGGTATTGCATTGATCGGCTTTCGAGGGAAAAAGGTCTTCTCAGATGACCTTTCTGCGCTCTACCAAGTCGAGAGTTCCTACGATACGACGGGCGATCAACAAGGCACAATTGGTAGTCGTAACAGCGGGGTGTCCTTGTCAAGCGTGAAATGGGGAACGGCACTTATCGGTATTTGGGATACGCCATATCAATTCGCGACTCAGAAGGCAGCGGCAATTCGCGGAAATAGTTCATTTGACTACGGAAACGTAATTGGTGTTCCTGGTTTCAATGTGCCCGTCTCTCTAACGCGTGCGGGTCCGGATGGTTCGAAGGCGGACGCAGGTTTTAACCGTCGACAAGGTAACATCATCCAGTACTGGACACCCTCGATAGCAAATTTCAGTGCCCGATTTGCGTACTCGTCAAACGAGTATCGTAACGCCACTACGAGCGGTACATCTACGAGCGCCAACCCGTATATTCTTTCGGCCTCCCTTTCCTATGATAAAGGCCCACTTACCTTGCGGTATGCGTATGAAACACACAAGGACTACTTTGGGCTTTCGCAACTAGGCGTTAGTTCTGGGCCCGTGGTGACAGTATCGCCGGGGCGATCTGCCACGAATCCTTCGTCTAGCGACTCAGCGCATAAGCTGTTTGTTCAGTATGAGTTTGGATCATCTCGGTTGCTCGGGATTTGGGAGCGCCTACAATATGAGAATCATGACTCAAAAATCGGAATGGTCAATCAGTACGAGCGCGATGCGTTCTACGTCATGGGGCAAACAAGATTTGGTAAGCATATTGTTTGGATGAGCTATGGCCTTGCAGGAAGCGGCCGTTGCTCCAAAGTTGGGGGCGCGGCGTGTTCGACTAGTGGCTTAGATGGAAACATGGCAACGCTTGGATATATGTATAACATTAGCCCAACGTTCGACGTCTACGCTGCGGCGTTCACGGTCAGAAACGGCGCCTCCGGCCAGTACGGAATTTATCCAACGCTTGGCTCAGGGACTGCCCCGGGATCCACCTATCGCGGCGTCGGGGTTGGCGTTCTCGCGGTGTTTAATTGA
- a CDS encoding LLM class flavin-dependent oxidoreductase — protein MKFFLYVNPQTPGPESDAEVIRRTTDHVLLADRSGFDAVCLTEHQFTDYNTYGDAFMYAAYLAPQLKRATIILTAAVPALHNPMALAQKANLLDQLSEGKAIIGLATGGSPTEFKGMGRDPSRRRGLMEQVVDILYDAWSLKPGDSPLQYETEHDHGEVHNRIMPAPFRKSHPRLGRASTSEDGMLYAAKQGWPWFFGRYMPAEAGQLLIRYEEALRQAGHSDDVIKECLEWTLMQKIVYVADTDEQAFADLREPLKLYGDIFKIAYPSDSPKDMSLDSGNTQPKMGVRAIDTDQFVTRAMIVGSPETVVARLKEYESAGIRNFTACLYFGNLSPEKLDHSMRLFTERVMPQFQRVDPI, from the coding sequence ATGAAGTTCTTCTTGTATGTGAATCCGCAGACACCTGGACCAGAAAGCGATGCCGAAGTCATCCGCCGAACGACAGACCATGTATTGTTGGCTGACAGAAGCGGTTTTGATGCCGTATGTCTCACTGAACATCAGTTCACTGACTACAACACCTATGGCGATGCGTTCATGTACGCGGCATACCTCGCACCTCAACTCAAGCGAGCGACCATCATTCTGACTGCCGCAGTACCCGCCTTGCACAATCCAATGGCACTTGCCCAGAAGGCAAATCTGCTTGACCAACTGTCGGAGGGGAAGGCCATCATTGGCCTTGCCACCGGCGGTTCACCGACTGAATTTAAAGGAATGGGGCGAGACCCGTCGCGTCGACGTGGATTGATGGAGCAGGTCGTAGATATCCTTTATGACGCGTGGTCTCTAAAGCCCGGCGATTCCCCTCTCCAATATGAGACGGAGCACGACCACGGGGAAGTACATAACCGGATCATGCCTGCTCCCTTCCGGAAATCCCACCCTCGTCTTGGTCGCGCATCCACGAGCGAAGACGGCATGCTCTATGCGGCGAAGCAGGGCTGGCCTTGGTTCTTTGGGCGCTACATGCCCGCGGAAGCCGGCCAGCTGCTAATCCGTTACGAGGAAGCGCTTCGCCAGGCCGGCCATTCGGATGACGTCATCAAGGAGTGCCTTGAATGGACCTTGATGCAAAAAATTGTCTACGTCGCCGATACTGACGAACAGGCCTTTGCCGACTTGCGAGAGCCGCTGAAGCTCTACGGCGACATTTTCAAGATTGCGTACCCCAGCGACAGTCCCAAGGACATGAGCCTCGACTCTGGCAATACGCAACCGAAGATGGGAGTACGCGCGATTGACACTGACCAGTTCGTGACGCGGGCAATGATTGTCGGCTCGCCTGAGACTGTTGTTGCTCGACTCAAGGAATATGAATCCGCCGGGATTCGGAATTTCACCGCGTGCCTTTACTTCGGGAATCTCTCCCCTGAAAAACTTGATCATTCGATGAGACTGTTCACTGAACGCGTTATGCCGCAATTTCAACGAGTAGATCCCATCTGA
- a CDS encoding ester cyclase: MPTIEQRNKAAARRIIEDVIGTADFDLAKQLIADDFRNLRTGLQGAVQALGVQRSIRGDAASSLDGFMNGLQVIRRSFPDWHHTVNLLIAEGDLVMGTWTLSATFSGDPFLGFNSNGKNVTKDEAGVLRFKDGKLQEFWGLSDSLEFVLSLGARLQT, encoded by the coding sequence ATGCCTACTATTGAGCAACGCAATAAGGCCGCCGCCAGACGGATCATCGAAGATGTGATTGGGACAGCAGATTTCGACCTCGCAAAGCAATTGATTGCAGACGACTTTCGCAATCTTCGAACAGGCCTACAAGGCGCCGTACAGGCCCTCGGAGTACAGCGGAGCATTCGTGGCGACGCAGCGTCGTCTCTGGATGGATTCATGAATGGCTTACAAGTCATTCGACGCTCCTTCCCCGACTGGCACCACACGGTAAACCTACTGATTGCCGAAGGAGACCTGGTCATGGGAACATGGACATTGAGTGCCACATTCAGTGGTGACCCATTTCTTGGATTTAATTCCAATGGCAAGAATGTTACGAAAGATGAGGCCGGCGTATTGAGGTTCAAGGATGGAAAACTTCAAGAGTTCTGGGGCTTGTCAGATTCCCTAGAGTTCGTCCTATCACTCGGTGCGCGACTTCAGACGTGA
- a CDS encoding ABC transporter ATP-binding protein, which yields MFSNVAEAPFRYRASGEIENSAPQQEIVRFDRVLTRLGDQVIYDHISFSIKAGEFICILGPSGCGKSTALRLIGGLLQPDSGNVVIAGGTPANNWKRIAYVFQSPRLAPWRTALANVEMGMELRGAWSRNERRERALNALQLVGLHKEAARLPAQLSGGERQRIAIARALAVDPEIILMDEPFSALDPNTRALMRNELLELWNKTGKTVIFVTHDIDEALVLADRVLAFSRKPTRLERSLSIDQPRPRDLRCPTLHTIRDELLSWFSAMDIADGKNDCTEENLNA from the coding sequence ATGTTTTCAAACGTCGCAGAAGCCCCGTTCCGCTATCGCGCCTCCGGAGAGATAGAGAATTCCGCTCCGCAACAGGAAATTGTGAGATTCGATCGAGTTCTCACTCGCCTCGGCGATCAAGTTATCTATGACCACATCAGCTTTTCTATCAAGGCTGGCGAGTTTATATGCATTCTCGGACCGAGTGGATGCGGGAAATCCACCGCCCTCCGTCTCATCGGTGGACTATTGCAACCGGACAGCGGCAACGTGGTCATTGCAGGCGGCACTCCGGCTAACAACTGGAAGCGCATCGCCTATGTCTTTCAATCTCCGCGGTTAGCCCCTTGGCGGACTGCTCTTGCCAACGTGGAAATGGGGATGGAGCTACGCGGCGCCTGGAGTCGCAACGAGAGGCGCGAACGAGCCTTGAATGCACTTCAGCTCGTCGGCTTACACAAGGAGGCAGCTCGTCTGCCAGCCCAACTTTCCGGCGGCGAGCGCCAGCGTATTGCAATTGCGCGAGCACTCGCGGTAGATCCGGAAATCATCCTTATGGATGAACCGTTCTCAGCGCTTGATCCAAACACTCGAGCTCTAATGCGAAATGAACTGCTCGAACTATGGAATAAAACGGGCAAGACCGTCATCTTCGTCACTCACGACATCGATGAAGCACTTGTGCTCGCCGATCGAGTCCTTGCTTTTTCAAGGAAGCCTACTCGCCTCGAGCGCAGTCTCAGTATTGACCAACCCCGACCAAGAGACTTGCGGTGCCCCACCTTACACACTATCCGCGACGAGCTCCTATCCTGGTTCTCAGCAATGGATATCGCAGACGGTAAGAATGATTGCACGGAGGAGAACTTAAATGCGTAG
- a CDS encoding ABC transporter substrate-binding protein: protein MRSLKKVLATISGLFLFTAGESVFAAESISYAYLKDPAQEALIYAIKAGKIKSDKITIDLKALTVPSLTQATTTKQFDVIQTSALAVPDAATRGLDLKIIGIGQKLVPNGEGMALWTTAESSIKSIQDLKGKSLGVTGLKSMGTTMIRLALLKRYGFNVSLAGGDVKLVEMPSPNLPAALSQHRIEATNLIPTQAFQVRSDPNFKKFGDLSGDIKALIGSDVVYSVLVSYPDRLKARPEAFKEFIRIMKASLDYTQANRAEVFRAVSKETGMPVEYFEAWFDHYISFPVIVGQKDIVSLEKIWSFSKELGVISSYPSGVAAVWQGVLSQ, encoded by the coding sequence ATGCGTAGCCTTAAAAAAGTACTGGCGACAATCTCTGGTCTATTCCTCTTTACTGCCGGTGAGTCGGTTTTCGCTGCCGAATCGATCTCATATGCGTATCTTAAAGATCCTGCCCAAGAAGCTCTGATCTATGCGATTAAGGCCGGCAAAATCAAATCGGACAAGATCACCATCGATCTGAAGGCACTAACTGTGCCATCGCTAACGCAAGCGACTACGACAAAACAATTTGACGTCATTCAAACCAGCGCTCTTGCCGTTCCAGACGCGGCGACTCGTGGCCTAGATTTGAAAATTATTGGCATCGGCCAAAAGCTTGTCCCGAATGGAGAGGGTATGGCCCTTTGGACGACGGCTGAAAGTAGCATCAAGTCCATACAAGATCTTAAAGGTAAGAGCTTGGGTGTCACGGGTCTGAAGTCAATGGGAACGACAATGATCCGCCTGGCTCTATTGAAGCGCTATGGTTTTAACGTATCACTAGCCGGAGGTGATGTAAAGCTGGTGGAGATGCCCTCCCCCAACTTGCCCGCCGCGTTGTCACAGCACCGCATTGAAGCGACCAATCTTATCCCGACCCAGGCATTTCAAGTACGGTCAGACCCAAATTTCAAAAAGTTTGGTGATTTGTCTGGAGACATTAAGGCGTTGATCGGCTCGGATGTGGTTTATTCAGTTCTCGTCAGTTATCCGGACAGACTCAAGGCACGACCGGAGGCGTTCAAAGAATTCATTCGAATCATGAAAGCTTCCCTGGACTATACACAAGCCAATCGAGCGGAAGTGTTTAGGGCTGTATCGAAGGAAACTGGTATGCCGGTGGAGTATTTTGAAGCTTGGTTTGACCACTACATTAGCTTCCCAGTAATCGTCGGGCAGAAGGACATTGTGTCCTTGGAGAAGATCTGGAGTTTCTCGAAGGAGCTTGGGGTAATCTCGTCTTACCCTAGCGGAGTGGCTGCCGTTTGGCAAGGAGTCTTGTCCCAATGA